The DNA region GGTTACCACGTCATAGTTGGATAAAGGAAGCAGATTTTCCGCTTCCTTTATGTCACCATGGATAATTTTTATCTTTTCGTCTAATTGGTTCATCAAAATACTTCGCTTGGCCATATCCACGTTTGCTTCTTGGATCTCCAGACCGGTAATCTGCTTAGGACCAAACCTACCTTCAAGAAGTAAAGGTATAATCCCGTTACCGGTTCCAAGATCTAATACCACATCGGTCGTTTTTATATTGCAAAAACCGGCCAGTAGAACAGCATCCATTCCAAAACAAAACATAGCTTCATTTTGTATTATCTTATAACCTTTGCGATGCAAATCATCTAAACGCTCTTCGGGTTTCAACTCTTCTATCATCTTAATTCCTTTAACTCTTTTTTTTATCTTCCTGTGGCTTCTTTTGAGGATTGTTCACGCGCTTACCTTTGTTCTGAGGCTTACCACGTTTTGGTCTATGTTTCTGTTCATGCTTTTGCTTTTGACCTTCCTGATTATCCTGTTCTTTTTTCTTTTCTTCCCGTTCAAGGGCTTCTAACCTTCTAAGTTCATCTTCTTCTTCTTTTGTAATTTGAGCCTGACCCTTTTTTCGATTTGGTTTTTGTATTATAAGATCTTCGATCTTAAGCTGCACGATCTCCGGATCACCATCCGGTTTTCTGATTACGATTTTAACCAACTGACGAATAATGTTGGTATTAATTACCTCACCCATAAGACCGGTTTCTTTAACTTTAACTATATCACCGTAATTGGGTAAATTTTTATTTAAGTATTCATAGGTTTCTTCTTCATATTTCAAACAACACATTAAACGTCCACAAACACCAGATATCTTAGTCGGATTCAGGGAAAGGTTTTGTTCCTTTGCCATTTTTATGGAGACTGGATGAAAGTCTGTCAAGAAACTATGACAACATAAAGCTAAACCGCAGATACCGATACTTCCGATCATCTTGGTCTCATCTCTAACGCCTATTTGACGTAACTCAATACGTGTTTTAAAAACCGCGGCCAAATCTTTAACCAGTTCTCTGAAATCAATCCGACCATCAGCAGTAAAATAAAATAACAGCTTATTGTTGTCAAAGGTATACTCGCAGTCAATAAGCTTCATATCCAGGTTATGTTTACGAATTTTTTTATTGCAAATTTCATAAGCTTCCCGTTCTTTTTTCTTGTTTTCTGCTTCGGTTTGATCGTCTTCAGTTGTCGCCATCCGAATCACTTTTTTAAGGGGTTGAATCACATCATTTTCTTCTATCTCTCTGTTACCAAGTACAACATGACCATACTCGATACCTCTAACCGTTTCGACAATAACACATTGCCCAGGTTTTATATCAAATGATGCCGGGTCAAAATAATAAATCTTGCCGGCTTTTCTAAATCTAACGCCTACTACTTTAATCATAACTTCTCCTTTAATTTCATTCACCAATGAAATGGATTTATTTTGAATTCATTGCTTGAATCAGCATCACTTCCACGAGCAAAGTGAAGTTGATATGCAATCGATCATATTTTCTGATTTGTTCTATACCTTCAATCAAGCTACTTATCCTATTATACGACAAATAGGGTACTTGTTTCAACAACAGATTCTTATTGTCCATATGAATCAAGGGTTCCAAATCCCCAAGGCTCTTAATAACCATCAAATCTCTTAGCCACGTTAACATAAGATCTAGGAAGTCCTGTTTTTCATCTTTATATTTTTCAAAGACTTCTACTTGTGCCATAGCCTCTACTTTATCATTATTAGATAGGGCCGTCATAACTTGAATCATATCCTTACGCATTTCGTGAAAGCTTTCAGAATGCCTTAAAGCTAAGGCTCTACCCATATTTCCTCTTGCAAAAGAGGCGTATAGCTTTGCCTGATAATCCGGAACACCTAAGTCCTTCTCCAGATAATCTTCAATACATGTTTGACTTAAAGCTCTAAGACGAATGACAACACACCTTGACAAGATGGTTGATAAGAAAGTATGGGTGTGGGTGGCCAATAAAATAAATCTCACATGAATGGGAGGTTCTTCTAAAGTTTTAAGCAAGGCGTTCTGAGCCTGTATTGTCATTTTCTCTGCTTCGTGTATGATATAAATCTTATAATCATACACATATGGCTTAATAAAGACGTCTTTATTAACTTGCTCTCGTATATCATCGACGCCGATGCCGGTCTTCTTGCTGGCACGAATATGGATGACATCCGGGTGATTGCCACTGTCATATGAGTGACACGACCTACAAGCATCACAAGCCTCAATACCATGAGCCTGACATTGCATGACTTTTGCATAGGTATTGGCCAATCTTTTCTTGCCCTTACCGCCTTCACCTTCTATGATATAGGCATGGGATATTTTATTCAGTTTTATAGCATTTTGAAAATGTTGGATGACCTCTTCATAACCTTTTATCTCATCAAATCTATACATAAGCCGTCTCCTTTTGACATGTCTTATCATATCACTATTGCAACCTTTTTTAAAGCAAATGTACATAGTTTATAACCATTCTTTTTCTGGCTAAGTCTATATTCTACAACACGTTGTTAAGCCATGCCGCCTCTGCTATAATGGTTTTATGCAATATTAATGATAATAGGAAGGTAGACCCTATGAAAATATTACTTGTAGCCGATCAAGAATCTAGGTACATATGGGATTTTTTTGACCCAAAGCGTTTTGAGAACATTGATATCATCCTTTCTGCCGGCGATCTAAAGGCCAGCTATATGGAGTTTATCAATACTGTTATGCGAAAGCCACTTTACTACGTTCATGGTAATCATGACCATAGTTACCTGGATACGCCACCTATGGGGTGCATAAATATCGAAGATGATTTGGTTGTTATTGATGGGATACGTATACTTGGGCTAGGCGGATCCATGCGATACAAAAAAGGGCCGATGCAATATTCTGAAGCAGAAATGGTCAAACGTGTTCGCAAACTTAGACGTAAAATTGATAAGCATAAAGGCTTTGATATTCTTCTGACACACGCTCCCGCTAAAGGCCTCGGTGATGGGGATGATTTATGTCATCAAGGATTTATGGTCTTCAATCAGCTTATGGATATCTATAAACCTTCATATTTTCTCCATGGGCACCAACACCTTAATTATAATTTAAACGCAAAAAGAATACGTCATTACAAGGATACAACCATTATTAATGGCTATGATTATTATATTTTTGATTTTGAATCAAACGGCTTTTCCTATGATAAGAAAAATACCCCAAACTCGGATTTTGATTCTGGCTTATGGCTCAAGAAATTCTTGTCTCCAAAAAAACAATGAGTGTCTTACTCATTGTTTTTTTATTAGGATTATCATGATCTTAATACTTTTTTTTCACACTATAGAGCTCTAGGAGTTTATGGTTTTGTTCCCTTGCGTTGATACTTGGAATACTGCCATTAACACCATAGACAAACCAATCCATATCAAGGATGGCTTCGTTACTGATATGGGTACCTGCTTCTACCACTAACTCTTTTTTCTGATTGTATATAGGACCAGTGAAGGGGTGATGCACACCATCAACAATCATTTTTTTCATAAATGTTACACTGTTTATTAACGGCTCCGGTAACTTGGATTCAGAATACATGATATCAACAACACCGGCATCCATTCCCCACCAGTAACTAATGGCACGTTCATTGTTCCCGAGTAATCCACTGATTTTGTTATAGTTACCGCTCATAATATTTCTTACAATCTTTTCATAAAAGACACCCCAATGCCAATGAGGACTTGCAAGGCAAATAGGCTTTTGACCATTACGTAGCTCATCTGCAAAGTAAATACCTGAATGCTTCAAACTTGTCTTTAGGTCTGTAGACTCTTGATGACATATGATGTCGACACCCATATCCATAAGTTGTTGGTCTATTTTGTAGCATTCATCTTCACAACCCACAGTTGTGGCATCCACCCATTTGACAAAAACTTCTGCAAAAGGGTTTAGAAATCTTGCACCAAGTGCATAGGCGTTAATACTACTGATGACCTCCGGAATCGGATACGTGACAACATATCCCAGTTGATTGGTTTTGCTCATAGCCCCTGCTATCATACCAACTAGAAAATTAGGTTCGAAAATTCGGCCAAAATAGGTTCGAAAATGTCTAAAAGACAAGCTTTCAGAGCAATTAAGAAATCTTATATGCTCATAAGCTAAAGATGCCTTTAATGTCTCGTGTATAAAAGCCGGCGATGTGGCAAATATAATATCATAGTCTTCTTCTGCTGCTTTTTTCAGATCATCATAAGCCCGTTCATCCTCCGGTACATTGTTGATACAGATGGTTGTAACACTATCGCCCATCACATTTTCCAGGTGTTGACGACCTATTTCATGGCCGTAGGTCCAGGCTGAAGTATCCTTGGATTTTGCATGTAAGAAAGCAATTTTGGCTTCTTTCATAGCAAAAGGTAAGTTGGTTAAGCCAAAAAATAAGGGTTTCTTTTCTAGTTCTGTTGGCGTTAACTCTAATTCGTATTTATTTGAACTACCAATGATCTCAAGTTCTGCCCACAGACTCTTAAGATTTTCTTCTAAAACTTCTGTTATGCCTTCCCTATATGGGTAGACATCTAGGTACTGTAAAAAAGCATCACCTGTGGTAATGGGAATTTGATCGCCACCTAGTTTTTTATATAGTGTTTTGAACTGATAATAAATGGATCTTAAATCGCCTTTTTTATCTTCTTGATGCCAACCGTATTTTTCTATGATTTTATGCATTTTTACAAAGCTACCCACTTCAGTGAACCATAAATAATTAATCTGATGACTCTTGTAAAAATCCAAAAACTCATAATAGATGACGATGGTCTTATCTTCTTTATCATATCTTGGAATCAATCGGGTTACATAAGCAGATATTAAAACCGCCTCACTGTAACTAAGTACACTGACCCTCTTGTTCCCCTCTTCGACATAATACCAGTTTAAATATTCATAAACTTTAATAGGCTCTCTTATACCCTCTTCAATATGAGCTTCGTATAAATAAACCCACTTTGCCGCAAATTCTGTTGAAGGTCCTAAAATAGGCATAAAATCTGGAGCGAACGCACTTCTCCTTGCATTTGTTCTTGTTCCTTTTATTTTTTTAATAGGAATCTCTGTGAGTCCTAAGTTGACCTCTGATACAATAGACTCGCGTGACAGAATTGCATCAAGAGATGGGACATGGGCATTCCAACCGTTAGACTTATAATGGTTTACCGTTTTTATACCTAGTTTCCTGGCTTTTTCGTAATTCGACCTTCCAAGCTCCATTTGTTTCAACCCTTCCTATTCATATCTGTCATCTATATACCACAAGAAAAGAAGCTTTGCTTCGTTATGAGCTCTGCTCATATTTCTGAACGGTTCGAAAGGAAACTTCCTTGATAGTTAATGCGATGCTTCAACGCATTAACATAGCATTGTCTTTCCTAGAGAAGAACAAAGAGGCTATGCCTCGTTATCTCGAAGAGATATTGTTCCGGCAGGAAAGACTTCCCTGATCGTTAATGCGACGCTTCAACGCATTAACATGACATATTTTTTCTTAGAGATAAAAGAACCTGTCACATTAGACAGGTCCTTGATTATTGTCGCATGTATGGATTATGGTACTATATCATCATATCAAGAAGTAGTCCTTTTATGTCATCAATTCTACCCAATATATTCAGATGATTTTTCTCTTCTTTAAGGAGTTCCTGAGCCAATTCATCAAGGTTCTTATCTACCAATTTGACAATACCATAGACTCTATGCCGCCCTCGTTTATCAAGAAAATTCTCTCTTGAAAACTTATGTGAATGGGTTACGATTTCATTCATAAAGTCCTTGACCATCTCTCGATACTTTTTCATATCTTTTATATCCATATGCTTGGACAAACGATCCCCTTGGGCTGTAATATCCTTAATCATCCCATCCAATTTGCTTTGTAATTCACTTTCTTCAATCTTACTCAGCAACGTGAATTTAAAGTCATCTTTGGACACAACCTCTTTGTTTGAAGTCACATCGGATACATTTGTCATTGTCAATGGGTTAATTTTCATGTCCATAGAAACACAACTCCTTAAAACTGTATATGTTTAAAGCAACAACCTATACTTCTTTAAACCTACCTTGTTAAGCTGTAAAAACTAAGTTTCACTAATTCACAACAATATATAGATTACGTTGATGCATTCATAACTATATATTGTATGCGAAATTTCAACTATATAGTTTTGACACCTTAACCATACCTAAATCTTTAAATATTTCTCAATATCGATAACAAATATGGTAGCGCCTCCAACGG from Petrocella atlantisensis includes:
- the holB gene encoding DNA polymerase III subunit delta' yields the protein MYRFDEIKGYEEVIQHFQNAIKLNKISHAYIIEGEGGKGKKRLANTYAKVMQCQAHGIEACDACRSCHSYDSGNHPDVIHIRASKKTGIGVDDIREQVNKDVFIKPYVYDYKIYIIHEAEKMTIQAQNALLKTLEEPPIHVRFILLATHTHTFLSTILSRCVVIRLRALSQTCIEDYLEKDLGVPDYQAKLYASFARGNMGRALALRHSESFHEMRKDMIQVMTALSNNDKVEAMAQVEVFEKYKDEKQDFLDLMLTWLRDLMVIKSLGDLEPLIHMDNKNLLLKQVPYLSYNRISSLIEGIEQIRKYDRLHINFTLLVEVMLIQAMNSK
- a CDS encoding YaaR family protein; this encodes MDMKINPLTMTNVSDVTSNKEVVSKDDFKFTLLSKIEESELQSKLDGMIKDITAQGDRLSKHMDIKDMKKYREMVKDFMNEIVTHSHKFSRENFLDKRGRHRVYGIVKLVDKNLDELAQELLKEEKNHLNILGRIDDIKGLLLDMMI
- a CDS encoding PSP1 domain-containing protein, with the protein product MIKVVGVRFRKAGKIYYFDPASFDIKPGQCVIVETVRGIEYGHVVLGNREIEENDVIQPLKKVIRMATTEDDQTEAENKKKEREAYEICNKKIRKHNLDMKLIDCEYTFDNNKLLFYFTADGRIDFRELVKDLAAVFKTRIELRQIGVRDETKMIGSIGICGLALCCHSFLTDFHPVSIKMAKEQNLSLNPTKISGVCGRLMCCLKYEEETYEYLNKNLPNYGDIVKVKETGLMGEVINTNIIRQLVKIVIRKPDGDPEIVQLKIEDLIIQKPNRKKGQAQITKEEEDELRRLEALEREEKKKEQDNQEGQKQKHEQKHRPKRGKPQNKGKRVNNPQKKPQEDKKKS
- a CDS encoding BMP family ABC transporter substrate-binding protein gives rise to the protein MELGRSNYEKARKLGIKTVNHYKSNGWNAHVPSLDAILSRESIVSEVNLGLTEIPIKKIKGTRTNARRSAFAPDFMPILGPSTEFAAKWVYLYEAHIEEGIREPIKVYEYLNWYYVEEGNKRVSVLSYSEAVLISAYVTRLIPRYDKEDKTIVIYYEFLDFYKSHQINYLWFTEVGSFVKMHKIIEKYGWHQEDKKGDLRSIYYQFKTLYKKLGGDQIPITTGDAFLQYLDVYPYREGITEVLEENLKSLWAELEIIGSSNKYELELTPTELEKKPLFFGLTNLPFAMKEAKIAFLHAKSKDTSAWTYGHEIGRQHLENVMGDSVTTICINNVPEDERAYDDLKKAAEEDYDIIFATSPAFIHETLKASLAYEHIRFLNCSESLSFRHFRTYFGRIFEPNFLVGMIAGAMSKTNQLGYVVTYPIPEVISSINAYALGARFLNPFAEVFVKWVDATTVGCEDECYKIDQQLMDMGVDIICHQESTDLKTSLKHSGIYFADELRNGQKPICLASPHWHWGVFYEKIVRNIMSGNYNKISGLLGNNERAISYWWGMDAGVVDIMYSESKLPEPLINSVTFMKKMIVDGVHHPFTGPIYNQKKELVVEAGTHISNEAILDMDWFVYGVNGSIPSINAREQNHKLLELYSVKKKY
- a CDS encoding metallophosphoesterase family protein; translated protein: MKILLVADQESRYIWDFFDPKRFENIDIILSAGDLKASYMEFINTVMRKPLYYVHGNHDHSYLDTPPMGCINIEDDLVVIDGIRILGLGGSMRYKKGPMQYSEAEMVKRVRKLRRKIDKHKGFDILLTHAPAKGLGDGDDLCHQGFMVFNQLMDIYKPSYFLHGHQHLNYNLNAKRIRHYKDTTIINGYDYYIFDFESNGFSYDKKNTPNSDFDSGLWLKKFLSPKKQ